Proteins from a single region of Melanotaenia boesemani isolate fMelBoe1 chromosome 3, fMelBoe1.pri, whole genome shotgun sequence:
- the atf7b gene encoding cyclic AMP-dependent transcription factor ATF-7b isoform X2: MGDDRPFVCTAPGCGQRFTNEDHLSVHKHKHEMTLKFGPARTDSVIIADQTPTPTRFLKNCEEVGLFNELAGSFEQEFCKAQDDEHRTKHPAAPLQTPSEAKEEDEGPLQVDSSPPGSPDSSSSMSDNSRSSREILTKPLATSAPTPTIVRPGSLPLHLSNDPLHPTLPSPTSVITQAPPSNRQLGSPTSAYPLMRHLPNGQTVPLLPSPVQMTSVISLARPVNTVPNIPGIPGPPVGGTSSGSSSPSGYGLHSETKMRLKAALSHQGPAAQDGVGSGSGTIPAVPQRQEQSQQPTQNSDAPSPAQPQVSPAQPTGGRRRRASEMDPDERRQRFLERNRAAASRCRQKRKLWVNSLEKKAEDLANMNVSLTNEVTLLRNEVAQLKQLLLAHKDCPVTVMQKKAAYLAAGGEEASRDASAEPIGSPAAVIQHRPSPPASASSPGTTINGLSVRAAEAVAMSVLAGMGSGQPGGVVMAMQSQPAPR, encoded by the exons AGATTTACAAATGAAGACCACCTGTCGGTCcacaaacacaagcatgaaATGACTTTAAAATTTGGTCCTGCCAGGACTGACTCTGTTATCATTGCAG ACCAGACTCCCACCCCCACACGTTTCTTGAAAAACTGTGAGGAGGTCGGTCTATTCAATGAGCTGGCCGGCTCCTTTGAACAGGAGTTTTGCAAAGCACAGGACGATGAGCATAGGACAAAACACCCT GCTGCACCATTACAAACACCATCTGAAGCAAAAGAAGAGGACGAGGGCCCTTTACAAGTTGATTCATCCCCTCCTGGAAGTCCAGATTCTTCATCCAGCATGTCTGACAACAGCAGAAGCTCAAGG GAAATTCTCACAAAGCCTCTAGCAACCTCAGCTCCCACTCCAACTATTGTGCGTCCAGGTTCTCTTCCCCTTCACTTAAGTAATGACCCACTACACCCAACTCTGCCGTCACCAACTTCTGTGATCACGCAAGCGCCGCCCTCCAACAGACAGCTTGG CTCCCCCACAAGTGCATATCCACTGATGAGGCACCTCCCTAATGGGCAGACAGTTCCTCTTTTGCCCAGTCCTGTACAGATGACCTCAGTTATATCT CTTGCAAGGCCAGTAAACACAGTGCCTAACATCCCTGGGATTCCAGGACCCCCTGTTGGAGGGACTAGCAGTGGTTCTTCCTCCCCATCTGGATATGGCCTTCATTCTGAGACCAAGATG CGGCTGAAGGCGGCTCTCTCTCATCAAGGCCCAGCAGCACAAGATGGAGTAGGTAGTGGCTCAGGAACCATCCCTGCTGTCCCCCAGCGGCAGGAGCAGAGCCAGCAGCCAACTCAAAACTCTGACGCACCATCACCTGCCCAACCACAG GTGTCCCCTGCTCAGCCAACAGGGGGTCGCCGGCGGCGGGCATCAGAGATGGACCCTGATGAAAGGAGGCAGCGTTTTCTGGAGAGAAACCGGGCTGCTGCCTCCCGATGCAGACAGAAACGAAAACTATGGGTTAACTCTTTGGAGAAAAAGGCAGAGGATCTCGCAAACATGAATGTCTCCCTAACG aatGAAGTAACTCTACTGAGGAATGAGGTGGCACAGCTGAAGCAACTCCTCCTTGCTCATAAAGACTGCCCCGTCactgtgatgcagaaaaaagcAGCCTACTTAG ctgcaggaggagaagaAGCCTCCAGGGATGCTTCGGCTGAACCCATCGGCTCCCCAGCGGCTGTTATTCAGCACAGGCCGTCACCACCCGCCTCAGCTTCAAGCCCAGGGACCACTATCAACGGGCTGAGTGTTCGGGCTGCAGAGGCAGTGGCCATGTCAGTCTTGGCAGGCATGGGGTCCGGTCAGCCTGGAGGGGTTGTCATGGCAATGCAGTCACAGCCAGCCCCAAGATGA
- the atf7b gene encoding cyclic AMP-dependent transcription factor ATF-7b isoform X1 — translation MGDDRPFVCTAPGCGQRFTNEDHLSVHKHKHEMTLKFGPARTDSVIIADQTPTPTRFLKNCEEVGLFNELAGSFEQEFCKAQDDEHRTKHPAAPLQTPSEAKEEDEGPLQVDSSPPGSPDSSSSMSDNSRSSREILTKPLATSAPTPTIVRPGSLPLHLSNDPLHPTLPSPTSVITQAPPSNRQLGSPTSAYPLMRHLPNGQTVPLLPSPVQMTSVISLARPVNTVPNIPGIPGPPVGGTSSGSSSPSGYGLHSETKMRLKAALSHQGPAAQDGVGSGSGTIPAVPQRQEQSQQPTQNSDAPSPAQPQPTGGRRRRASEMDPDERRQRFLERNRAAASRCRQKRKLWVNSLEKKAEDLANMNVSLTNEVTLLRNEVAQLKQLLLAHKDCPVTVMQKKAAYLAAGGEEASRDASAEPIGSPAAVIQHRPSPPASASSPGTTINGLSVRAAEAVAMSVLAGMGSGQPGGVVMAMQSQPAPR, via the exons AGATTTACAAATGAAGACCACCTGTCGGTCcacaaacacaagcatgaaATGACTTTAAAATTTGGTCCTGCCAGGACTGACTCTGTTATCATTGCAG ACCAGACTCCCACCCCCACACGTTTCTTGAAAAACTGTGAGGAGGTCGGTCTATTCAATGAGCTGGCCGGCTCCTTTGAACAGGAGTTTTGCAAAGCACAGGACGATGAGCATAGGACAAAACACCCT GCTGCACCATTACAAACACCATCTGAAGCAAAAGAAGAGGACGAGGGCCCTTTACAAGTTGATTCATCCCCTCCTGGAAGTCCAGATTCTTCATCCAGCATGTCTGACAACAGCAGAAGCTCAAGG GAAATTCTCACAAAGCCTCTAGCAACCTCAGCTCCCACTCCAACTATTGTGCGTCCAGGTTCTCTTCCCCTTCACTTAAGTAATGACCCACTACACCCAACTCTGCCGTCACCAACTTCTGTGATCACGCAAGCGCCGCCCTCCAACAGACAGCTTGG CTCCCCCACAAGTGCATATCCACTGATGAGGCACCTCCCTAATGGGCAGACAGTTCCTCTTTTGCCCAGTCCTGTACAGATGACCTCAGTTATATCT CTTGCAAGGCCAGTAAACACAGTGCCTAACATCCCTGGGATTCCAGGACCCCCTGTTGGAGGGACTAGCAGTGGTTCTTCCTCCCCATCTGGATATGGCCTTCATTCTGAGACCAAGATG CGGCTGAAGGCGGCTCTCTCTCATCAAGGCCCAGCAGCACAAGATGGAGTAGGTAGTGGCTCAGGAACCATCCCTGCTGTCCCCCAGCGGCAGGAGCAGAGCCAGCAGCCAACTCAAAACTCTGACGCACCATCACCTGCCCAACCACAG CCAACAGGGGGTCGCCGGCGGCGGGCATCAGAGATGGACCCTGATGAAAGGAGGCAGCGTTTTCTGGAGAGAAACCGGGCTGCTGCCTCCCGATGCAGACAGAAACGAAAACTATGGGTTAACTCTTTGGAGAAAAAGGCAGAGGATCTCGCAAACATGAATGTCTCCCTAACG aatGAAGTAACTCTACTGAGGAATGAGGTGGCACAGCTGAAGCAACTCCTCCTTGCTCATAAAGACTGCCCCGTCactgtgatgcagaaaaaagcAGCCTACTTAG ctgcaggaggagaagaAGCCTCCAGGGATGCTTCGGCTGAACCCATCGGCTCCCCAGCGGCTGTTATTCAGCACAGGCCGTCACCACCCGCCTCAGCTTCAAGCCCAGGGACCACTATCAACGGGCTGAGTGTTCGGGCTGCAGAGGCAGTGGCCATGTCAGTCTTGGCAGGCATGGGGTCCGGTCAGCCTGGAGGGGTTGTCATGGCAATGCAGTCACAGCCAGCCCCAAGATGA
- the atf7b gene encoding cyclic AMP-dependent transcription factor ATF-7b isoform X3 yields the protein MGDDRPFVCTAPGCGQRFTNEDHLSVHKHKHEMTLKFGPARTDSVIIADQTPTPTRFLKNCEEVGLFNELAGSFEQEFCKAQDDEHRTKHPAAPLQTPSEAKEEDEGPLQVDSSPPGSPDSSSSMSDNSRSSREILTKPLATSAPTPTIVRPGSLPLHLSNDPLHPTLPSPTSVITQAPPSNRQLGSPTSAYPLMRHLPNGQTVPLLPSPVQMTSVISLARPVNTVPNIPGIPGPPVGGTSSGSSSPSGYGLHSETKMRLKAALSHQGPAAQDGVGSGSGTIPAVPQRQEQSQQPTQNSDAPSPAQPQVSPAQPTGGRRRRASEMDPDERRQRFLERNRAAASRCRQKRKLWVNSLEKKAEDLANMNVSLTNEVTLLRNEVAQLKQLLLAHKDCPVTVMQKKAAYLG from the exons AGATTTACAAATGAAGACCACCTGTCGGTCcacaaacacaagcatgaaATGACTTTAAAATTTGGTCCTGCCAGGACTGACTCTGTTATCATTGCAG ACCAGACTCCCACCCCCACACGTTTCTTGAAAAACTGTGAGGAGGTCGGTCTATTCAATGAGCTGGCCGGCTCCTTTGAACAGGAGTTTTGCAAAGCACAGGACGATGAGCATAGGACAAAACACCCT GCTGCACCATTACAAACACCATCTGAAGCAAAAGAAGAGGACGAGGGCCCTTTACAAGTTGATTCATCCCCTCCTGGAAGTCCAGATTCTTCATCCAGCATGTCTGACAACAGCAGAAGCTCAAGG GAAATTCTCACAAAGCCTCTAGCAACCTCAGCTCCCACTCCAACTATTGTGCGTCCAGGTTCTCTTCCCCTTCACTTAAGTAATGACCCACTACACCCAACTCTGCCGTCACCAACTTCTGTGATCACGCAAGCGCCGCCCTCCAACAGACAGCTTGG CTCCCCCACAAGTGCATATCCACTGATGAGGCACCTCCCTAATGGGCAGACAGTTCCTCTTTTGCCCAGTCCTGTACAGATGACCTCAGTTATATCT CTTGCAAGGCCAGTAAACACAGTGCCTAACATCCCTGGGATTCCAGGACCCCCTGTTGGAGGGACTAGCAGTGGTTCTTCCTCCCCATCTGGATATGGCCTTCATTCTGAGACCAAGATG CGGCTGAAGGCGGCTCTCTCTCATCAAGGCCCAGCAGCACAAGATGGAGTAGGTAGTGGCTCAGGAACCATCCCTGCTGTCCCCCAGCGGCAGGAGCAGAGCCAGCAGCCAACTCAAAACTCTGACGCACCATCACCTGCCCAACCACAG GTGTCCCCTGCTCAGCCAACAGGGGGTCGCCGGCGGCGGGCATCAGAGATGGACCCTGATGAAAGGAGGCAGCGTTTTCTGGAGAGAAACCGGGCTGCTGCCTCCCGATGCAGACAGAAACGAAAACTATGGGTTAACTCTTTGGAGAAAAAGGCAGAGGATCTCGCAAACATGAATGTCTCCCTAACG aatGAAGTAACTCTACTGAGGAATGAGGTGGCACAGCTGAAGCAACTCCTCCTTGCTCATAAAGACTGCCCCGTCactgtgatgcagaaaaaagcAGCCTACTTAG GGTGA